Proteins encoded by one window of Scatophagus argus isolate fScaArg1 chromosome 4, fScaArg1.pri, whole genome shotgun sequence:
- the LOC124058074 gene encoding L-serine dehydratase/L-threonine deaminase-like, translated as MMAQQPLHVATPVKESLALTKVAGTPVYLKLDSSQPTGSFKIRGIGHLCKTWAERGCERFVCCSGGNAGMAAAYSARKLGVPATIVVPSVTPDPTVERLRDEGATVIIHGKALDESIEYGQQLVANNPGWIFISPFDDPLIWEGHTSLVKELEQDLSEKPGVVVLSVGGGGLLNGVVEGLRRANWADVPVVAMETIGAHSLSAAVKAGELVTLPEITSIATTLGLTRVSTQTFKLVKEHTVFSEVITDQEAVKAVERFVDDEKVLVEPACGAALAAVYSGVIKRLQGEGRLAQRLGPVVIVVCGGNNISMEQLMKLKKQLGVI; from the exons ATGATGGCCCAGCAGCCTCTTCATGTGGCCACTCCAGTGAAGGAGAGCCTTGCCCTGACTAAAGTAGCTGGGACACCCGTCTACCTCAAGCTGGACTCGTCTCAGCCCACGGGATCCTTTAAGATCAGGGGCATCGGACACCTCTGCAAAACC TGGGCAGAGAGAGGATGCGAGCGGTTTGTCTGCTGTTCAG GAGGAAATGCTGGGATGGCAGCAGCTTATTCTGCCCGTAAACTTGGGGTACCTGCCACCATAGTAGTTCCGAGTGTTACACCAGACCCCACAGTGGAGAGACTGAGGGACGAGGGCGCCACCGTGATTATTCACGGCAAG GCTCTCGATGAAAGCATTGAATACGGACAGCAGCTTGTGGCAAACAACCCGGGCTGGATCTTCATCTCACCCTTTGACGACCCCCTCATCTG GGAAGGCCACACGTCTCTGGTGAAGGAGCTGGAGCAAGACCTGAGCGAGAAGCCGGGAGTCGTGGTGCTGTCGGTGGGAGGCGGAGGCCTGCTGAACGGAGTGGTGGAGGGTCTGCGTCGTGCCAACTGGGCTGATGTGCCCGTTGTAGCCATGGAAACCATAGGAGCACACAGCCTCAGTGCAGCTGTGAAGGCCGGGGAGCTCGTCACTTTACCTGAGATCACCAG CATTGCAACCACGCTTGGCCTGACGAGGGTGTCCACACAGACATTTAAACTGGTGAAGGAGCACACAGTGTTCTCAGAAGTCATCACAGACCAGGAGGCCGTGAAAGCCGTGGAACGTTTCGTAG ATGATGAGAAGGTCCTGGTGGAGCCTGCCTGCGGCGCGGCCCTGGCTGCCGTGTACAGCGGCGTTATCAAAAGGCTGCAGGGCGAAGGCAGGCTGGCGCAGCGCCTGGGCCCTGTGGTCATCGTGGTGTGCGGTGGAAACAACATCAGCATGGAGCAGCTGATGAAGCTGAAAAAACAGCTGGGGGTTATCTAG